Proteins encoded together in one Myxocyprinus asiaticus isolate MX2 ecotype Aquarium Trade chromosome 9, UBuf_Myxa_2, whole genome shotgun sequence window:
- the LOC127446320 gene encoding RING finger protein 223-like isoform X2, which produces MVLSENQECGVCYLRYSRSDRVPRMLHCDHTFCTHCLETMALHYSGLRTIRCPLCRQVTCVDHGLSLQEALFVNSQLWDGIPDIQEEEEDVKKQDKEERGSTSNIHGLPTSQAKCPVPKQYRSKLRLPSFLKKMSFSKHPEERIIPSCTV; this is translated from the exons ATGGTGCTGTCCGAGAATCAGGAATGTGGGGTCTGTTACCTGCGTTACTCCCGTAGCGATCGCGTTCCCAGAATGCTGCACTGTGACCACACGTTCTGCACCCACTGTCTGGAGACAATGGCACTGCATTACAGCGGCCTGCGCACTATTCGCTGTCCTCTCTGTCGCCAGGTGACTTGTGTGGACCATGGACTGAGCTTGCAGGAGGCACTTTTTGTCAATAGCCAACTATGGGATGGCATTCCTGACATccaagaggaggaagaggacgTGAAAAAGCAAGACAAAGAGGAAAGGGGAAGTACTTCTAATATTCATGGACTGCCCACATCACAGGCTAAATG TCCGGTGCCAAAACAATACAGGTCCAAACTCCGACTCCCatctttcctgaagaaaatgagTTTCTCTAAGCACCCTGAAGAGAGAATCATTCCCAGTTGCACTGTGTGA
- the LOC127446320 gene encoding RING finger protein 223-like isoform X1, with protein MVLSENQECGVCYLRYSRSDRVPRMLHCDHTFCTHCLETMALHYSGLRTIRCPLCRQVTCVDHGLSLQEALFVNSQLWDGIPDIQEEEEDVKKQDKEERGSTSNIHGLPTSQAKCPVPKQYRSKLRLPSFLKKMSFSKHPEERIIPSCTVEMMSWRKLSSEEVF; from the exons ATGGTGCTGTCCGAGAATCAGGAATGTGGGGTCTGTTACCTGCGTTACTCCCGTAGCGATCGCGTTCCCAGAATGCTGCACTGTGACCACACGTTCTGCACCCACTGTCTGGAGACAATGGCACTGCATTACAGCGGCCTGCGCACTATTCGCTGTCCTCTCTGTCGCCAGGTGACTTGTGTGGACCATGGACTGAGCTTGCAGGAGGCACTTTTTGTCAATAGCCAACTATGGGATGGCATTCCTGACATccaagaggaggaagaggacgTGAAAAAGCAAGACAAAGAGGAAAGGGGAAGTACTTCTAATATTCATGGACTGCCCACATCACAGGCTAAATG TCCGGTGCCAAAACAATACAGGTCCAAACTCCGACTCCCatctttcctgaagaaaatgagTTTCTCTAAGCACCCTGAAGAGAGAATCATTCCCAGTTGCACTGT AGAAATGATGTCATGGCGAAAGCTCTCATCAGAAGAGGTATTTTAA